CAGCTTTAGTGCTGTATAGTGATGTGATTTATTGGAAAGTCAGTATCAGGTGGTGACAGAAGACATTCCTCTGGCAGTGATAACCTATAAATCACTGAGCAGCACCAGAACAAATGCAGAGAACATTCTTTAGTCATGCAAACGTAAAACCCCAGACGTACATTCAATCTTAGATATTAGATGTTGTGAAACTGCTATCAGCTTCACATAACAATGGTTAATCAACTCGCAGGGAGGAGGGGGCCTTTGAGGAAATCAGGTTTTTCTTATCTGGATTACATGCGGCTTTTACACATTCCCGCTGTTGAAGAAATTAGCTGCAACAAATCTGGACTAATGTTACATAGAAACAGACTGGAACTCAAAATCAGCCATACTTGGAGTGTTGTTTTTGACATGCACTGTGAATTTCTGCCTTTCCCTCATAATGCAGTAGAGTTAAAATACTTGCTTTAATTCCCAGTAATCTCAACAAAGTCTGCTTTGAATGCCTGATTGAGCCTGTTTCTGGGTTGGTGAAATCCAAGTCCCCACAAAAGCACATCCTTGCAGGTTTCCCAGTGGCCCAACTAGCATTCCTCACATATTTTTACAAAGATTTCTGGGAGTTGGAGTTTAAAGGTTTAGCTGTAACATGCTCCATTCTCAAATccagtgaaacacacacattatgggTCATTTTTGGGATGGACAACAACATTATGGAGTAGACTTCAGAGCTAAACTTGACACACTATAAGACTTGAGGTGTCTTtgtatgaaaaggaaaaaagactgGATAACACTAGCTCACTTTGTTACGTTAGGTGTGTGAACCAGGAATGTCTCAGGTCACTGGAAGTCTGGCTTACTGGTGAGTCCTAATGATTGGGTTATGAGACAGACATCAAGTTCCTCTTCTTCCATGAAGAAGAGCCAGATCTGTGTAAACCCGGGTGCTCAGTCTGACTGGGTGTATGTGTGCTGTACTAACACAGGCAGCCGTTTGGCGATTACcaactgaaacacaacaaaccGGAAAGGCTGGGCTGCTGTCAGACTTTGCGTTTAAAGCGAAATACTGGGGCCGGGTTCGTGTGAGCAGAGCACGGTGGGTGACCACGGGCGTTACGTCCCGTGTTTGCATGGGAACCTCTAAATGAGACGGGGAGGCCACAACTTCTGCCAAATCTCATCTGATTAATCGGTCGTGGCTATATATCCTCCGCAACCTGGTGTCACATTAAAGGCAATGTACATTAACTGCACTAGCCCCCTAAACAAAACTGCCTTCCCTTGTAGTCGCCCCCTTCGTCCCGGCCGCCCTGGCATCTCCTCCAGTCAGTTCTGACTGTTTGGTCGGAGAACTTGTTGAATTAAAACTAtttggtgtgagtgtgtgtagtcCCAGTAGTCCCAGGCCTTTAGCATACCTATCTCTGGGGTCAATCCATGAAGTTTGCCGGGTGTTGTGGTCGATAAAAAACACTCTGCCATCGTAATCCCGGGCTTCCTCCCAGCCCGCGGGCAGCGGCAGCTCCGAGCTCTCTCTCCGTTTACCGCCGCTGACCCA
This sequence is a window from Etheostoma cragini isolate CJK2018 chromosome 9, CSU_Ecrag_1.0, whole genome shotgun sequence. Protein-coding genes within it:
- the LOC117950116 gene encoding protein WWC2-like, coding for MPWVSGGKRRESSELPLPAGWEEARDYDGRVFFIDHNTRQTSWIDPRDRITKPLTFADCVGDELPLGWEEVYDQQVGVYYIDHINSEY